In a genomic window of Gossypium arboreum isolate Shixiya-1 chromosome 7, ASM2569848v2, whole genome shotgun sequence:
- the LOC108459978 gene encoding E3 ubiquitin-protein ligase RSL1 codes for MATTARGVGDSNPDDDDELNSLLSQQHHELMAAHSLESDLDFAFHLQLQEALSASLSLHTSQPPPPPPPPPQPPVQNDTVFSLTSQMLSKLQQESLDHKRCLLETQKLKDDLKRRVHDEKFARRIADMPEELWEDWGDCFERPFGEGCSKELCWDETDSEIDSIDGVSDNEYDFRIYFKGLISEEKVKDKASNYAGIGVAICDFRDNLILEITKPLVGVGLSKQAAELKALIEGLNAALSLELNRIEFCCDYYPIYQYITRRWPPKQRKISMLVNQVLLLQRKFTDCRPILMARNDIKYAFKLAREAIVSQVTQPVEQNESKSVKETCVICLEDTDSGSMFSVDGCMHRYCFSCMKQHVEVKLLHGMVPKCPHEGCKSELIVDSCRKFLTPKMIETLKQRMKEASIPVTERVYCPYPRCSTLMSRSEALEYSKDALVGAERSGARKCLKCHALFCINCKVPWHSDTTCQDYKRKNPLPPVEDLKLKSLARMNLWRQCVKCNQIIELSEGCYHMTCRCGYEFCYNCGAEWKNKKATCSCPLWEEDLIWNENRDTDEEEMDEDSDYDDDWFVF; via the exons ATGGCGACGACAGCAAGAGGAGTAGGAGACTCAAACCCAGACGACGACGACGAACTCAACTCTTTACTTTCCCAGCAACACCACGAACTCATGGCTGCCCATTCCCTCGAGTCCGACCTCGACTTTGCCTTCCATCTCCAACTCCAAGAAGCCCTCTCCGCTTCCCTTTCTCTCCACACTTCCCAACCCCCACCACCCCCACCACCGCCGCCACAACCCCCCGTCCAAAACGACACCGTCTTCTCCTTAACGTCTCAAATGCTCTCCAAACTCCAACAAGAATCACTTGATCACAAGCGCTGCCTCCTCGAAACCCAGAAACTCAAGGACGACCTCAAGCGTCGGGTCCACGACGAGAAATTCGCCCGCCGGATTGCCGACATGCCCGAAGAACTTTGGGAGGATTGGGGCGATTGCTTCGAACGTCCCTTCGGTGAAGGGTGTTCTAAAGAACTTTGTTGGGATGAAACTGACAGCGAAATCGACTCCATTGATGGTGTTTCTGACAATGAATATGATTTTCGTATTTATTTTAAGGGATTGATTAGTGAAGAAAAGGTCAAAGACAAGGCATCCAACTACGCGGGGATTGGAGTTGCGATTTGTGATTTTAGGGATAATTTGATTTTGGAAATTACAAAGCCTTTAGTTGGTGTTGGGTTGAGCAAACAAGCGGCTGAGCTTAAGGCGTTGATCGAAGGGCTTAACGCTGCTTTGTCTTTGGAGCTTAATAGGATTGAATTCTGCTGTGATTATTACCCCATTTATCAATAC ATTACTAGGAGATGGCCACCAAAGCAGAGGAAGATTTCAATGTTAGTGAATCAAGTATTACTTCTTCAAAGAAAGTTTACCGATTGCCGCCCCATACTCATGGCACGTAATGATATTAAATATGCCTTTAAGCTTGCAAGGGAAGCAATAGTATCTCAGGTCACTCAGCCTGTAGAGCAAAATGAAAGCAAGAGTGTGAAAGAGACTTGTGTTATCTGCTTAGAAGATACTGATTCTGGGAGCATGTTTTCAGTTGATGGATGCATGCATCGATACTGCTTTTCTTGTATGAAACAGCATGTGGAGGTGAAGTTGCTACATGGAATGGTGCCCAAATGTCCTCATGAGGGTTGCAAGTCCGAGCTTATTGTTGACAGCTGTAGAAAATTTTTGACCCCTAAAATGATTGAGACATTGAAACAAAGAATGAAGGAGGCGTCAATTCCTGTGACAGAGAGAGTTTATTGCCCATATCCTAGGTGCTCGACCTTAATGTCAAGAAGTGAGGCTTTAGAATATTCTAAGGATGCACTTGTCGGAGCTGAAAGATCTGGTGCCAGGAAATGCCTGAAGTGCCATGCCCTTTTCTGTATCAACTGCAAGGTTCCTTGGCACAGTGACACGACATGTCAAGATTACAAAAGAAAGAATCCCCTTCCTCCAGTAGAAGATCTTAAGCTGAAGTCACTTGCAAGAATGAATTTGTGGCGCCAGTGTGTGAAGTGCAACCAAATTATAGAACTTTCTGAGGGTTGCTACCACATGACTTGCAg ATGCGGATATGAGTTTTGCTATAATTGTGGGGCTGAGTGGAAGAACAAAAAGGCAACTTGTTCTTGCCCGCTTTGGGAGGAGGATTTGATTTGGAATGAAAACAGAGACACAGACGAAGAGGAGATGGATGAAGACTCTGACTATGATGATGATTGGTTTGTCTTCTGA